From the genome of Candidatus Nitrosocosmicus oleophilus, one region includes:
- a CDS encoding dodecin family protein, with translation MVYKYIEIVGTSPTGINEAVNNAFKEASKTVKNIQWGEMGRVTFRLDENQQVEYQVEVRIGFKIERAD, from the coding sequence ATGGTTTACAAATATATCGAAATAGTTGGCACGTCACCAACTGGAATAAATGAAGCTGTCAACAACGCCTTTAAGGAAGCGTCTAAAACCGTGAAGAATATTCAATGGGGTGAAATGGGTAGAGTTACCTTTAGATTGGATGAAAATCAGCAAGTTGAATATCAGGTAGAGGTTAGAATAGGATTTAAGATAGAAAGGGCGGACTAG
- a CDS encoding IS5-like element ISThar1 family transposase: MIDWPSYNRSLVQRGEILFSYDFLDGWGSEIENMNINKKGKPFVFPDSFILAIGYIRYLFHLPYRQTQGIIKATGKRLPANPPSYGHICKRINKLNIDIKRDKMDDDDDLIISIDSTGIKITTRGQWMDEKWNTQNRKGYLKIHVAVDIKTRKIIALEVTDEKVHDGKMLKKLVNHVLDSREPNTVKIKSVLADGAYDSNPNFVYLEDKKINPGIKVRRNSIVSPKNNRLRNNEVKLQAKDLLKWKTKRKYGQRWISETVFSAIKRMFGEYTSANRFQNMVKEIMIKVSLYNIFRRI, encoded by the coding sequence GTGATAGACTGGCCCTCTTACAATCGCTCATTAGTTCAACGCGGTGAGATCCTCTTCTCGTATGATTTCCTTGATGGTTGGGGTTCAGAGATAGAGAATATGAATATAAACAAAAAGGGTAAACCATTTGTATTTCCAGATTCTTTCATCTTGGCCATTGGTTACATTCGCTATTTATTTCACCTACCATACAGACAAACCCAAGGTATAATTAAGGCCACAGGAAAAAGGTTACCTGCTAATCCACCAAGTTATGGTCACATCTGTAAACGAATCAACAAGCTAAACATCGATATTAAAAGAGACAAGATGGATGACGATGATGACCTAATAATATCAATAGACAGTACAGGTATCAAGATTACTACCAGAGGTCAGTGGATGGATGAGAAATGGAATACACAAAATAGAAAAGGATATCTCAAGATCCACGTTGCTGTAGACATAAAGACCAGGAAAATCATTGCTTTGGAAGTGACAGATGAGAAGGTACATGATGGGAAAATGCTAAAGAAACTAGTCAATCATGTTTTGGATTCGAGAGAACCAAACACTGTAAAGATAAAATCGGTACTAGCTGATGGAGCCTATGATTCAAATCCAAACTTTGTGTATCTTGAGGACAAAAAGATCAATCCAGGTATAAAGGTAAGAAGGAACTCTATTGTTTCTCCTAAAAACAATAGGTTAAGGAACAACGAAGTAAAGTTACAAGCAAAGGATCTGTTGAAATGGAAGACAAAAAGAAAATACGGACAGAGATGGATATCTGAAACTGTGTTCTCAGCTATAAAGAGAATGTTTGGTGAATACACATCAGCAAACAGGTTTCAAAACATGGTAAAGGAGATCATGATAAAAGTATCATTGTATAACATTTTTAGAAGAATATAA
- a CDS encoding tetratricopeptide repeat protein, with protein MDGNYKINKIPKDKIRDNNTADANANNNEANIDNTADDSGSPIKDDSLENLDPSLRNSIDDITAILNAKIRNSDISTKHKESIETQIEVLANLIKSIPSNVSNTSIKDSSTNSNNDDQKTVTSFEQKTEINPHYSDSSTNSNNDDQKTVTSFEQKTEINPQYADAYNNKGLSLYYLGDNQEAIACYDKAIEINPEYDLAFYNKGIALSVTGNNQEAIACYDKAIEINPQYADAYNNKGLSLYYLGDNQEAIACYDKAIEINPEYDLAFYNKGIALSVTGNNQEAIACYDKAIEINPQYADAYNNKGLSLYYLGDNQEAIACYDKAIEINPQYADAYNNKGLSLYYIGSQDAIACYDKAIEINPKYDLAFCNKGLVLAVTGNNQEAIACYDKAIEINPQYADAYNNKGLSLYYLGDNQEAIACYDKAIEINPYYADAFYNKGMALSATSKFTEAITSFDKAIEINPYYADAFYNKGMALSATSKFTEAITSFDKAIEINPYYADAFYNKGMALSATSKFTEAITSFDKAIEINPYYADAFYNKGMALSATSKFTEAIFSYEKTLEIDSDNVKALNGKSWILANQFPTRINEALETIKRALGIDPTDIDILYTYGFIMEHLGSYKESVSIYNHILKQDPLIPEVWYRCFVSKTKSNDDELPDSVFYLNQAIDLNPDYAVMSKTEGQKKISRNEAHYSIPLM; from the coding sequence TTGGATGGAAATTATAAAATTAACAAAATCCCTAAGGATAAGATTAGGGATAATAATACTGCTGATGCGAATGCCAATAATAATGAGGCCAACATCGATAATACTGCCGATGACAGTGGAAGTCCTATAAAGGACGACTCTCTTGAAAATTTAGACCCATCTTTACGCAATTCGATCGATGACATTACTGCTATCTTAAACGCCAAGATCAGAAACTCTGATATCTCTACAAAACACAAAGAGTCGATTGAAACTCAAATAGAGGTATTGGCAAATTTAATTAAATCAATACCGTCCAATGTTAGCAATACTTCTATTAAAGATAGTTCTACTAATTCTAACAATGATGACCAAAAAACCGTCACTTCCTTTGAACAGAAAACCGAGATAAACCCACATTATTCAGATAGTTCTACTAATTCTAACAATGATGACCAAAAAACCGTCACTTCCTTTGAACAGAAAACCGAGATAAACCCACAGTATGCTGATGCCTACAACAACAAAGGCCTATCTTTGTATTATTTAGGAGATAACCAAGAAGCCATAGCCTGCTACGACAAAGCCATCGAAATAAACCCCGAATATGATCTTGCATTTTACAACAAAGGTATAGCCTTGTCCGTTACTGGAAATAACCAAGAAGCCATAGCCTGCTACGACAAAGCCATCGAAATAAACCCACAGTATGCTGATGCCTACAACAACAAAGGCCTATCTTTGTATTATTTAGGAGATAACCAAGAAGCCATAGCCTGCTACGACAAAGCCATCGAAATAAACCCCGAATATGATCTTGCATTTTACAACAAAGGTATAGCCTTGTCCGTTACTGGAAATAACCAAGAAGCCATAGCCTGCTACGACAAAGCCATCGAAATAAACCCACAGTATGCTGATGCCTACAACAACAAAGGCCTATCTTTGTATTATTTAGGAGATAACCAAGAAGCCATAGCCTGCTACGACAAAGCCATCGAAATAAACCCACAGTATGCTGATGCCTACAACAACAAAGGCTTGTCTTTATATTACATTGGAAGTCAGGATGCCATAGCCTGCTACGACAAAGCCATCGAGATAAACCCCAAATATGATCTCGCATTTTGCAACAAAGGTTTAGTTTTGGCAGTTACTGGAAATAACCAAGAAGCCATAGCCTGCTACGACAAAGCCATCGAAATAAACCCACAGTATGCTGATGCCTACAACAACAAAGGCCTATCTTTGTATTATTTAGGAGATAACCAAGAAGCCATAGCCTGCTACGACAAAGCCATCGAAATAAACCCCTACTATGCAGATGCATTTTATAATAAAGGAATGGCCCTTTCAGCTACATCCAAATTTACAGAAGCCATCACATCCTTTGATAAGGCCATCGAAATAAACCCCTACTATGCAGATGCATTTTATAATAAAGGAATGGCCCTTTCAGCTACATCCAAATTTACAGAAGCCATCACATCCTTTGATAAGGCCATCGAAATAAACCCCTACTATGCAGATGCATTTTATAATAAAGGAATGGCCCTTTCAGCTACATCCAAATTTACAGAAGCCATCACATCCTTTGATAAGGCCATCGAAATAAACCCCTACTATGCAGATGCATTTTATAATAAAGGAATGGCCCTTTCAGCTACATCCAAATTTACAGAAGCCATCTTTTCATACGAAAAAACTCTGGAAATTGATTCTGATAACGTAAAAGCACTAAATGGAAAGTCATGGATTCTCGCAAATCAATTCCCGACGCGCATTAACGAAGCACTGGAAACAATAAAGCGCGCATTAGGTATCGATCCAACGGATATTGATATTCTATATACATATGGATTCATAATGGAGCACTTGGGATCGTACAAAGAATCAGTCTCAATTTACAACCACATATTAAAACAAGATCCATTGATACCCGAGGTCTGGTATAGATGTTTTGTATCTAAAACAAAATCAAATGATGACGAATTACCTGATTCTGTATTTTATTTGAACCAGGCAATTGATCTAAACCCCGATTACGCAGTTATGTCAAAGACTGAAGGACAAAAGAAAATATCGAGGAATGAAGCACACTATTCTATTCCCCTTATGTAA
- a CDS encoding amidase, whose amino-acid sequence MIGLKPPISPFTIEYLSRSIRTGELLPSELTGLCLDRIKRFNHVLNSFITIRKEEEIFEFAEKCDKQVKQNDILDPLHGIPYSIKDMIHVMGLKFTAGSKFYSNYVSNTTASIVKILNKKGAILIGTNNLNEFASGITGKNPVFGDSKNPWDLSRISGGSSGGSSVAVASGMVVFSLGTDTGGSVRVPTSLCGLVGVKPTFGLISASGVFPLSPSLDHIGWLTRSVWDANLIFKSLCDHKNCKKLKKNTIFTDKPLRTSKIVIGIPNGYFLKIIDSRIQKMFTDFINIVSQSPILVKNFETKYTNNFFSSWKKVRLYEASIIHAGRLESNTGQFGTDVLKMLIEGTNTSIDEYIRAKKQIKKIKHEFMNIFSSGIKAILLPTTVIPAPELRKVDVKVNDLLLNVRKTLLRNTILFNSIGLPAITIPLGFVTEKANILPVGLQIIGPQYGDYIVLLVAKKMEELVGSNIKLNPGIKKDVHFSSY is encoded by the coding sequence ATGATCGGTTTGAAACCTCCAATTTCTCCATTTACCATCGAATATCTATCAAGATCTATCAGGACCGGTGAGTTACTTCCTTCAGAATTGACAGGATTGTGCTTAGATCGAATAAAAAGATTCAATCATGTATTAAATTCGTTTATAACTATTCGAAAAGAAGAAGAAATTTTCGAATTTGCTGAAAAATGCGATAAACAAGTAAAACAAAATGATATTTTGGATCCTTTGCATGGAATTCCTTACTCTATTAAGGACATGATTCATGTAATGGGACTCAAATTTACTGCAGGCTCAAAATTTTATTCTAATTATGTTTCCAATACTACCGCCTCAATTGTAAAAATCTTGAATAAAAAAGGGGCAATTCTTATCGGGACAAACAATCTAAATGAATTTGCATCAGGAATTACAGGCAAAAATCCTGTCTTCGGAGACTCAAAAAATCCCTGGGACTTATCGAGAATCTCTGGAGGTTCTAGTGGTGGATCCTCTGTTGCCGTTGCTTCTGGTATGGTAGTATTTTCTTTAGGAACAGATACAGGTGGGTCTGTAAGAGTTCCAACTTCTCTATGTGGTTTAGTGGGTGTCAAGCCTACTTTCGGCTTGATAAGTGCATCGGGAGTTTTCCCACTGTCACCATCATTAGATCATATCGGGTGGCTGACAAGGAGTGTGTGGGATGCGAATTTGATATTTAAAAGTCTATGTGATCATAAAAACTGCAAAAAGTTAAAAAAAAACACAATTTTTACCGACAAACCTTTGAGGACTTCAAAAATAGTAATAGGAATTCCAAACGGATATTTTCTCAAAATCATAGATTCTCGAATTCAAAAAATGTTTACTGATTTCATAAATATTGTTTCACAGTCTCCAATATTGGTAAAAAATTTTGAGACGAAGTATACAAATAACTTTTTCTCAAGTTGGAAGAAGGTTAGATTGTATGAAGCTTCAATCATTCATGCTGGTAGACTTGAATCAAATACAGGACAATTTGGGACCGATGTTTTGAAAATGCTCATCGAAGGAACTAATACTAGTATTGATGAGTATATCCGAGCCAAAAAACAAATAAAAAAAATCAAACATGAATTTATGAACATCTTTAGTAGTGGAATTAAGGCTATTCTATTACCCACTACTGTCATCCCGGCGCCAGAGCTACGAAAAGTCGATGTAAAAGTTAATGATCTACTCCTAAATGTTAGAAAAACATTACTAAGGAATACCATATTGTTCAATAGTATCGGGCTTCCTGCAATTACAATCCCACTGGGATTTGTTACTGAAAAAGCCAATATACTTCCTGTAGGTCTACAGATAATTGGTCCCCAGTATGGAGATTATATAGTTTTGCTTGTCGCAAAAAAGATGGAAGAACTCGTTGGATCAAATATTAAATTGAATCCAGGAATTAAGAAAGATGTCCACTTTAGTTCTTATTGA
- a CDS encoding creatininase family protein: MDKKLLLEEMNASEVNNVVNKNSIALIILGSCENHGTHLPFGSDFIFPMNLAKIILEKIDNNNPSSDNNCFILPVLPYGVSIHHNDFQMTMSLKFSTMISVIEDVLDSLAKNEIKKVLVINGHDGNIAPIEVASRNLKDKYPDMVIACLESWWVLVGQKNTTIFNVWKGLGHGGEAETSAMMAVRPDLVDLKSAPDKIIPNLPGDDIRLYWKFSELTTTGATGAPKEASIQKGQEIIDILARVVLDFIHKMNASKWKYGVATSNFK; the protein is encoded by the coding sequence ATGGATAAAAAACTACTATTAGAAGAAATGAATGCAAGCGAGGTTAATAACGTCGTCAACAAAAATTCAATAGCTTTGATTATTCTTGGTTCATGTGAAAATCACGGAACCCATCTTCCTTTTGGTTCTGACTTTATCTTTCCAATGAATCTTGCCAAAATCATATTAGAAAAAATTGACAACAACAATCCTTCTTCAGATAATAACTGTTTCATATTACCTGTCCTGCCTTACGGAGTTAGTATACATCACAATGATTTTCAAATGACAATGAGCCTAAAATTTTCGACTATGATTTCTGTAATCGAAGATGTGTTAGATAGTTTGGCAAAAAATGAAATCAAAAAAGTACTTGTAATAAATGGTCATGACGGTAATATTGCACCAATTGAAGTAGCTTCGCGAAATTTAAAAGACAAGTATCCTGATATGGTTATTGCTTGTCTTGAATCATGGTGGGTACTAGTTGGACAAAAAAACACCACTATTTTCAATGTGTGGAAAGGGTTAGGTCACGGTGGAGAAGCAGAAACTTCTGCTATGATGGCAGTAAGACCTGATTTAGTTGACCTAAAGTCGGCGCCAGATAAGATTATTCCAAACCTTCCTGGAGATGATATCCGGCTTTACTGGAAATTTAGTGAGTTAACTACGACCGGAGCGACTGGTGCTCCCAAGGAGGCATCAATTCAAAAGGGACAGGAAATTATAGATATTCTTGCAAGAGTTGTTTTAGATTTCATACACAAGATGAATGCCAGTAAATGGAAATATGGGGTAGCAACAAGCAATTTCAAGTAA
- a CDS encoding sensor histidine kinase, with protein sequence MLTTYITIITNSNSQVDEFKDEIKCYLCGKSIKFTGDLQVEPTDQGGERFHHKNCFMFYNRLSSVYGKNFSELGLDKIKWESYSGDILELSLFEIKNTKFSSSEIISDFAVFEGMLLKEISETKEELQIVFSSSEIFSRFNNTFDLLFSSYNYNDIDLPKPKIKLLAPKNKKVLSFFEKSDVKDNGYVELNYIPENSIQYLIVVRDKVTSIFSEMKRNDNNPQEFTYFNVISTKDSLIWYNTIVFESLWKQSILENKVKNLSLELNRNNISNHNFVRILAHELKNPIQPILGFSDMMQNNTRLSSEQKNELLKIISRNARKLDIMTNNILDYARMENRIFNLNIEPFDIVKTIEDLVSDYALQVNNKNIKLDLTYSFKPLVIQADKIRITEVLDNLISNSIKFTEEGRIDISIEKLPQNLKVKISDTGCGINENEFPKLFTKFFTTDKLGTGLGLYISKLIIEKHQGRIEGRNNDIGAGSTFSFELPTE encoded by the coding sequence TTGCTAACTACCTATATAACAATCATCACAAATTCAAATTCACAGGTGGATGAATTTAAGGATGAGATAAAATGTTACCTTTGTGGTAAATCAATTAAATTTACCGGTGATTTGCAGGTTGAACCGACAGACCAGGGAGGCGAGAGATTTCATCATAAAAATTGCTTCATGTTTTACAATAGGCTTTCTTCTGTCTATGGTAAAAATTTTTCAGAATTAGGTTTGGACAAGATCAAATGGGAAAGTTATTCTGGTGATATCCTTGAATTATCACTTTTTGAAATCAAGAACACTAAATTTAGCAGTTCTGAGATCATCTCTGATTTCGCTGTTTTTGAAGGAATGCTTCTGAAAGAGATTTCTGAGACGAAGGAAGAGTTGCAGATCGTTTTTTCAAGTAGTGAAATTTTTTCTAGATTTAACAATACATTTGATTTGTTATTTTCTTCATATAATTACAATGACATAGATTTACCAAAACCCAAAATTAAATTATTAGCCCCAAAAAACAAAAAAGTGTTGTCCTTTTTCGAAAAATCCGACGTTAAGGACAACGGGTATGTAGAATTAAACTATATACCTGAAAATAGCATCCAATATTTAATAGTTGTTAGAGATAAAGTCACATCTATTTTTTCTGAAATGAAAAGAAATGATAACAACCCACAAGAATTTACGTATTTTAATGTGATTTCTACAAAAGATTCATTGATTTGGTACAACACAATCGTTTTTGAAAGCCTTTGGAAGCAGTCAATATTGGAAAATAAGGTAAAAAATTTGTCCTTGGAACTAAATAGGAACAATATCTCCAATCATAATTTTGTAAGAATCCTTGCTCATGAATTAAAAAATCCCATCCAACCGATTCTAGGATTTTCAGACATGATGCAAAACAATACGAGACTAAGTTCTGAACAAAAAAATGAATTATTGAAAATCATCTCAAGAAATGCTCGAAAATTAGATATCATGACTAATAATATTCTTGATTATGCAAGGATGGAAAATAGAATTTTTAACCTTAACATCGAACCATTCGATATTGTGAAAACCATTGAAGACTTAGTAAGTGATTATGCCTTACAGGTAAATAACAAAAATATAAAACTTGATCTGACTTACTCATTCAAACCGTTGGTGATTCAAGCCGACAAAATAAGAATAACTGAAGTACTAGATAATCTAATAAGTAATTCAATAAAGTTCACCGAGGAAGGACGAATTGACATATCTATAGAAAAATTGCCACAAAATTTGAAAGTCAAAATTAGCGATACTGGATGTGGTATTAATGAAAATGAATTCCCCAAATTATTTACCAAATTCTTTACAACCGACAAACTCGGAACTGGTTTGGGTCTTTACATATCAAAATTAATAATAGAGAAACACCAAGGACGGATTGAAGGAAGAAATAATGATATCGGAGCAGGTAGTACATTTAGCTTTGAATTACCGACGGAATGA
- a CDS encoding sulfurtransferase, with protein sequence MSNKYAHPEVLVDTSWTEDHLKDPNVRIAEVDYDPKANYHLGHIPGSVLFDWKKDINDPLNRNIISKESCEELLKKSGINQDTTLVLYGDFNNWFAAFAFWVFKYYGYKDVRIINGGRKKWLEEDRSIEKTIPTYPTGDFKASNPDEKIRTYLNHVSDSLKNNQSILVDVRSPAEFTGEVTAPAEYPTEHAQRGGHIPKAINIPWGKAVNEDGTFKSLEDLMKLYKENGILPDKEVISYCRIGERSSHTWFVLKYLLGYPDVKNYDGSWTEWGNMIGNPIEK encoded by the coding sequence ATGTCGAATAAATATGCTCATCCTGAGGTTTTAGTTGATACAAGTTGGACTGAAGATCACTTAAAAGATCCGAATGTAAGAATTGCAGAGGTGGACTATGATCCAAAAGCAAACTACCATTTAGGACATATTCCCGGGTCAGTGTTGTTTGATTGGAAGAAGGATATCAATGACCCCTTAAATAGGAACATCATTTCAAAAGAATCATGCGAAGAATTACTCAAAAAATCAGGAATAAATCAGGATACGACTCTAGTACTTTACGGAGATTTTAACAATTGGTTCGCGGCTTTCGCTTTTTGGGTTTTTAAGTATTATGGTTATAAGGATGTGCGCATAATAAATGGAGGCAGAAAAAAATGGCTTGAAGAGGATAGATCTATTGAGAAAACCATCCCAACTTATCCAACAGGCGATTTCAAAGCATCTAACCCTGATGAGAAAATAAGAACATATCTAAATCACGTGTCAGATTCACTCAAAAACAACCAAAGCATCTTAGTCGATGTAAGGTCGCCAGCAGAATTTACTGGAGAAGTGACTGCACCAGCCGAATATCCTACTGAACATGCACAAAGGGGTGGCCACATTCCTAAAGCTATCAATATACCGTGGGGAAAAGCAGTCAATGAGGATGGAACGTTCAAATCGCTTGAAGATTTAATGAAGCTTTATAAGGAAAATGGAATCCTGCCAGATAAGGAAGTAATTTCATACTGCAGGATTGGAGAAAGATCATCACATACATGGTTTGTGCTAAAGTATCTTTTGGGCTACCCAGATGTAAAGAACTATGATGGATCATGGACAGAATGGGGCAATATGATTGGAAACCCGATTGAAAAATAG
- a CDS encoding secondary thiamine-phosphate synthase enzyme YjbQ produces MKSTTEYLTFNTKSRFQLINITMDVEKILNVSGIKEGLCLINSMHISASIFINDDEEGLHRDFHEWLEKLAPHEPISQYRHNDTGEENADAHLKRQIMGREAVVAITKGKLDFGPWEQIFYGEFDGKRKKRVLVKIIGE; encoded by the coding sequence ATGAAATCGACTACTGAATATCTAACATTTAATACCAAATCAAGGTTCCAACTAATCAATATAACCATGGATGTGGAAAAGATCTTAAATGTAAGCGGAATCAAAGAAGGTTTATGTTTAATTAATTCAATGCATATATCAGCTAGCATTTTTATCAACGATGATGAAGAAGGATTACATCGTGATTTTCATGAATGGTTAGAAAAATTAGCACCACATGAACCTATTAGTCAGTATAGACATAATGATACTGGCGAAGAAAATGCTGATGCCCACTTAAAGCGACAAATCATGGGAAGGGAGGCAGTAGTGGCAATTACCAAGGGCAAATTAGACTTTGGTCCCTGGGAACAAATCTTTTATGGGGAATTTGATGGAAAAAGAAAGAAAAGGGTCCTAGTTAAGATTATTGGGGAATAA
- a CDS encoding response regulator: MGNNIIVIDDDVGTALFFKICLEDEGYQVNIYNDPNSLLEEFEPGIYDLLITDIRMPRINGFELASRVRIMDSKIKICLATAFEEYYQSIIKSYSDLSFNCIIRKPINKDNFLEIVESRLNESK; this comes from the coding sequence ATGGGAAATAATATCATAGTAATCGATGATGATGTAGGAACAGCATTATTCTTTAAAATTTGTTTAGAAGATGAGGGGTACCAAGTTAATATTTACAATGATCCGAACTCCCTTTTAGAAGAATTTGAACCTGGAATTTATGATCTCCTTATAACCGATATAAGAATGCCCAGAATAAATGGTTTTGAATTAGCTAGTAGGGTTAGAATAATGGATAGTAAAATTAAGATCTGCCTAGCTACTGCATTTGAGGAATATTATCAGTCAATTATAAAGTCGTATTCAGATTTAAGTTTTAACTGCATAATCAGAAAACCAATTAATAAAGATAATTTTTTGGAGATCGTTGAAAGCAGGTTGAATGAATCAAAGTAG
- a CDS encoding DUF488 family protein: protein MTIYTDSLTNLSRYKSDYYRIAVSATLPFELQHKMDAWFYDLSPSKSLTDKFERDELDINEYTDLYQKEMSATPAISNIKWIKDYSRRNDVVLLCYEPENMNKCHRHILKQLIENS, encoded by the coding sequence GTGACCATATATACAGATTCATTAACCAATCTTTCAAGATATAAGAGTGATTACTACAGGATTGCTGTTTCCGCTACACTGCCTTTTGAGCTACAGCATAAAATGGATGCTTGGTTTTATGATTTATCACCCTCTAAGAGTTTGACTGATAAGTTTGAACGCGATGAACTGGATATTAATGAATACACAGATTTGTATCAAAAAGAAATGAGTGCCACGCCAGCTATTTCTAACATAAAATGGATAAAAGATTATTCAAGGAGGAACGATGTTGTGTTACTTTGCTATGAACCAGAAAACATGAATAAATGTCATCGTCATATTTTGAAACAACTCATTGAAAATTCCTAG
- a CDS encoding ParA family protein codes for MGKCISFHSYKGGTGKTTLAANFSFVLASKGYKVYLLDLDFYAPSLYTYFNIEPKYWINDYLKNNTNLNDIMIDSSSFIDHKFRGKLSVGFSRGGKEDIYQLEGSLVNDREQQLKQFRNFISLRESLLVDNDADFIIMDTSPGIRYWSINSIVISDIVLLTLKMGDLDLKGTLKMINEIYGSLIEHGSICKLLLNRVSGYCVPFNKDSSYSKFDLTESLFKEKIQDALNNLHIESFHIDTLAEIPCYCDIQFKEREYLTAHEFQNHPFTKKVYDLVESVEKLA; via the coding sequence TTGGGCAAATGCATCTCTTTCCATTCTTATAAAGGAGGTACTGGGAAAACGACGCTAGCCGCCAATTTTTCGTTTGTACTGGCCTCTAAGGGCTACAAAGTCTATCTCCTAGATCTAGATTTCTATGCTCCCAGTCTTTATACATATTTTAATATAGAACCTAAATATTGGATAAACGATTATTTAAAAAACAATACTAATTTGAATGATATTATGATTGACTCTAGTTCCTTTATTGATCATAAGTTCAGGGGAAAACTATCGGTGGGATTCTCAAGAGGCGGAAAAGAGGACATATATCAATTAGAGGGTAGTCTGGTAAATGATCGGGAGCAACAACTAAAGCAGTTTAGAAATTTCATTTCATTACGAGAATCACTTTTAGTAGATAATGATGCAGACTTCATAATAATGGATACTAGCCCAGGCATTAGGTATTGGTCTATTAACTCAATAGTAATTTCTGATATTGTGCTATTGACCTTGAAGATGGGCGATTTGGATTTGAAAGGAACACTAAAAATGATAAATGAAATATATGGTTCTCTTATTGAGCATGGATCGATTTGTAAACTGCTGTTAAACCGTGTGTCTGGTTATTGCGTTCCATTCAATAAAGATAGTAGTTATAGCAAATTTGATTTAACTGAGTCTCTTTTTAAAGAAAAAATTCAAGATGCCTTGAACAACTTACACATTGAATCCTTCCATATTGATACCCTGGCTGAGATACCTTGCTATTGTGACATCCAATTTAAAGAAAGAGAATATTTAACTGCTCATGAATTTCAAAATCACCCATTTACTAAAAAAGTATATGATTTAGTTGAATCAGTGGAAAAACTGGCTTAA